A genomic region of Micromonospora sp. NBC_01796 contains the following coding sequences:
- the tyrS gene encoding tyrosine--tRNA ligase: protein MDDLQWRGLIQDSTGLDELRAQFGNGPVRFYVGFDPTAPSLHVGNLMQITTARRLQLAGNRPLLLVGGATGQIGDPKESAERTLNPPEVVASWVGRIRDQLSPFVSYTGDNAAQLVNNLDWTGVMSVVEFLRDVGKHFPVNKMLAREVVRARLESGISYTEFSYQLLQSHDYYELHTRYGCQLQFGGSDQWGNITAGVDYIRRRGAGPVHAFVTPLVTKADGTKFGKSEGGAVWLDPTMTSPYAFYQFWINAADQDVGRYLRYFSFRSHAEIEELERATVERPQARLAQRALAEELTTLVHGEEETRQAVAASQALFGRGSLDELAPQTLRAALTEAGLVRLAELPSVAVLLKEAGLVSSLNEARRAISEGGAYVNNERVSDVDAEVGPQSLLHGRYLVLRRGKRTFAGIELAV from the coding sequence ATGGACGACCTGCAGTGGCGGGGCCTGATCCAGGACTCCACCGGCCTGGACGAACTGCGGGCGCAGTTCGGCAACGGACCGGTGAGGTTCTATGTCGGCTTCGATCCGACCGCGCCGAGCCTGCACGTCGGCAACCTGATGCAGATCACCACCGCGCGCCGCCTGCAACTGGCCGGAAACCGCCCATTGCTCCTGGTGGGGGGCGCGACCGGGCAGATCGGTGACCCCAAGGAAAGCGCGGAACGCACGCTGAACCCGCCCGAGGTGGTGGCCAGCTGGGTGGGGCGGATCCGGGACCAGCTCTCCCCGTTCGTCAGCTACACCGGCGACAACGCCGCCCAACTCGTCAACAACCTCGACTGGACCGGCGTCATGTCGGTGGTCGAGTTCCTGCGGGACGTCGGCAAGCACTTCCCGGTCAACAAGATGCTGGCCCGCGAGGTGGTACGGGCCCGGCTGGAGAGCGGGATCAGCTACACCGAGTTCAGCTACCAGCTCCTCCAGTCGCACGACTACTACGAACTGCACACCCGGTACGGCTGCCAGCTCCAGTTCGGCGGCTCGGACCAGTGGGGCAACATCACCGCCGGGGTCGACTACATCCGTCGACGCGGGGCGGGGCCGGTGCACGCCTTCGTGACCCCACTGGTCACCAAGGCAGACGGCACCAAGTTCGGCAAGAGCGAGGGCGGCGCCGTCTGGCTCGACCCGACCATGACCAGCCCGTACGCCTTCTACCAGTTCTGGATCAACGCGGCCGACCAGGACGTCGGCCGCTACCTGCGCTACTTCAGCTTCCGCTCGCACGCCGAGATCGAGGAGTTGGAGCGGGCGACGGTGGAACGGCCCCAGGCCCGGCTTGCCCAGCGGGCGCTGGCCGAGGAGCTGACCACCCTGGTGCACGGGGAGGAGGAGACCCGGCAGGCGGTCGCGGCGAGCCAGGCCCTGTTCGGTCGGGGCTCGCTGGACGAACTCGCCCCGCAGACGTTGCGGGCCGCTCTCACCGAAGCCGGACTCGTACGCCTCGCCGAGCTGCCGTCCGTTGCCGTCCTACTCAAGGAGGCCGGTCTGGTGAGCAGCCTGAACGAGGCCCGACGGGCGATCAGCGAGGGCGGTGCGTACGTCAACAACGAGCGGGTGTCGGATGTGGACGCCGAGGTGGGGCCGCAGTCCCTGCTGCACGGGCGGTACCTCGTACTGCGCCGGGGCAAGCGCACCTTCGCCGGCATCGAGCTGGCCGTTTAG
- a CDS encoding PaaI family thioesterase, whose translation MITPDARGAGRGGAVVDFSELTGGFAGLLGLRLDEATPERVVITWDCRPDLHQPYGIQHGGVYSSVVETAGSIGGAIWWGDRGQVVGVSNQTDFLRAVREGELTAVATPVHQGRSQQLWQVNITDAGDRLVARGQVRLQNLTPAPPAAG comes from the coding sequence ATGATCACCCCCGATGCCCGTGGGGCCGGTCGAGGAGGAGCAGTCGTGGACTTTTCTGAACTGACCGGTGGCTTCGCCGGCCTGCTCGGCCTGCGGCTGGACGAGGCGACGCCGGAGCGCGTGGTGATCACCTGGGACTGCCGGCCGGATCTGCACCAGCCGTACGGGATCCAGCACGGCGGCGTGTACAGCTCGGTGGTCGAGACCGCCGGCAGCATCGGCGGCGCGATCTGGTGGGGCGACCGGGGCCAGGTGGTCGGGGTGTCGAACCAGACGGACTTCCTGCGGGCGGTGCGCGAGGGCGAACTGACGGCGGTCGCGACCCCGGTGCACCAGGGGCGCAGTCAGCAGTTGTGGCAGGTCAACATCACCGACGCCGGGGACCGGCTGGTCGCGCGCGGCCAGGTCCGGTTGCAGAATCTGACCCCCGCACCACCGGCCGCCGGGTAA
- a CDS encoding sulfite exporter TauE/SafE family protein — translation MRKLLLLALVGLGAQLVDGSLGMAYGVTSTTLLLAIGTNPAAASATVHLAEIGTTLASGASHWKFGNVDWKVVAKIGIPGAIGAFAGATFLSGLSTEVAAPVMALILLALGIYILVRFTAFGIPRDRLGQPLRKRFLGPLGVVAGFVDATGGGGWGPVGTPAILASGRMEPRKVIGSIDTSEFLVAIAASLGFLVGIGSENIDFGWVAALLIGGVIAAPIAAWLVRHIPPRILGSAVGGVIILTNARSLLRSDWIDASDATRYTFYAVIYLVWALALAYSIKQYRANRDAEQLESEATEQRPSATTPA, via the coding sequence GTGCGCAAACTCCTCCTCCTCGCCCTGGTGGGCCTCGGGGCCCAACTCGTGGACGGCAGCCTGGGCATGGCCTACGGCGTCACCTCCACCACCCTGCTCCTGGCGATCGGCACCAACCCGGCCGCCGCCTCCGCCACCGTCCACCTGGCCGAGATCGGCACCACGCTCGCGTCGGGCGCCTCGCACTGGAAGTTCGGCAACGTCGACTGGAAGGTCGTCGCGAAGATCGGTATCCCCGGCGCGATCGGGGCGTTCGCCGGGGCGACCTTCCTGTCCGGTCTGTCCACCGAGGTCGCCGCGCCGGTGATGGCACTCATCCTGCTCGCGCTCGGTATCTACATCCTGGTTCGCTTCACCGCCTTCGGCATCCCCCGCGACCGGCTCGGCCAGCCGCTGCGCAAGCGGTTCCTCGGGCCACTGGGTGTGGTCGCCGGATTCGTCGACGCCACCGGTGGCGGTGGCTGGGGTCCGGTCGGCACTCCCGCCATCCTGGCCAGCGGCCGGATGGAACCGCGCAAGGTGATCGGGTCGATCGACACCAGCGAGTTCCTGGTCGCGATCGCGGCGAGCCTCGGTTTCCTGGTCGGGATCGGCAGCGAGAACATCGACTTCGGATGGGTGGCCGCGCTGCTGATCGGTGGCGTGATCGCCGCACCGATCGCGGCCTGGCTGGTCCGGCACATCCCGCCGCGGATCCTCGGCTCCGCGGTCGGTGGCGTCATCATCCTGACCAACGCCCGCTCGCTGCTGCGCAGCGACTGGATCGACGCCTCGGACGCCACGCGTTACACCTTCTACGCGGTCATCTACCTGGTCTGGGCGCTGGCGTTGGCGTACTCGATCAAGCAGTACCGGGCCAACCGGGACGCGGAGCAACTGGAGTCGGAGGCCACCGAGCAGCGGCCGTCGGCGACGACCCCGGCCTGA
- a CDS encoding metal ABC transporter substrate-binding protein encodes MRASASWAIRAVIAVTTVSVVAACGSGNDDGTSASPADGQKLSVVATTPEVADFVRNVGGDGVQVTQLIKPNVDPHEYEPTPADIQAIGTASVVVKNGVGMEKWLDQTIDAAGFDGTVVDTSQGVTLRKGDPDDEEMAEGDPHIWHNPLNAKIMAENIEKAFVAADSGRADTYRKNYRDYAAKLDALDAENTKKFDALPADQRKLVTNHDAFGYYIDRYRLEFVGSVIPSMDTSAELSASQLTDLVAKIKATGTKAIFSESSLPPKSAEAIAQQAGVKVVGGEDALYGDSLGTEGTPQGTYIGAEEHNTDTIVKALGG; translated from the coding sequence TTGAGAGCGTCAGCATCCTGGGCGATCCGGGCGGTGATCGCGGTCACGACGGTATCCGTCGTCGCCGCCTGCGGTTCCGGAAACGACGACGGTACGTCCGCGTCCCCGGCCGACGGGCAGAAGTTGTCGGTCGTGGCGACCACGCCGGAGGTGGCCGACTTCGTGCGCAATGTCGGCGGTGACGGGGTGCAGGTCACCCAGCTCATCAAACCGAACGTCGACCCGCACGAGTACGAGCCCACCCCCGCCGACATCCAGGCCATCGGCACCGCTTCGGTCGTGGTCAAGAACGGTGTCGGAATGGAGAAGTGGCTGGACCAGACAATCGACGCGGCCGGGTTCGACGGCACCGTCGTGGACACCAGCCAGGGGGTCACCCTGCGCAAGGGCGATCCCGACGACGAGGAGATGGCCGAGGGCGACCCGCACATCTGGCACAACCCGCTGAACGCCAAAATCATGGCGGAGAACATCGAGAAGGCGTTTGTCGCCGCCGATTCCGGCCGGGCGGACACGTACCGGAAGAACTACCGGGACTACGCGGCGAAGCTCGACGCACTCGACGCCGAGAACACGAAGAAGTTCGACGCACTCCCGGCCGACCAACGCAAGCTGGTGACCAACCACGACGCGTTCGGGTATTACATCGACCGATACCGGCTGGAATTCGTCGGCTCGGTGATCCCGAGCATGGACACCAGCGCGGAACTCTCCGCATCCCAACTCACCGACCTGGTCGCCAAGATCAAGGCCACCGGCACCAAGGCGATCTTCAGCGAGAGTTCGCTGCCGCCGAAGAGCGCCGAGGCGATCGCCCAACAGGCCGGCGTCAAGGTGGTCGGCGGTGAGGACGCGCTGTACGGGGACAGCCTCGGCACCGAGGGCACGCCGCAGGGCACCTACATCGGCGCGGAGGAGCACAACACCGACACGATCGTGAAGGCCCTTGGTGGCTGA
- a CDS encoding metal ABC transporter ATP-binding protein — MAESPHGVPAADVALRFSQASVGYAGRTVLTGVHLAVSPGEALALVGPNGAGKSTLIKAVLGLAQVLHGSLTILGEPSARSRGRAAYVPQIDSLDADFPVSAGQVVLMGRYRHTGWLRPPGRADRRIAAEALDRVGLADRARTRFGLLSGGQRQRVLLARAIAAQPRLLLLDEPFNGLDAPSQEEILRVMAQLRAAGTALVVSTHDLGIARDACDTVCLLNGRQYGFGPVGETLSPALLRRTYGNHAVELDGGATMLVEP; from the coding sequence GTGGCTGAGTCGCCGCACGGCGTACCGGCGGCCGACGTTGCCCTGCGGTTCTCCCAGGCCAGCGTCGGCTACGCCGGCCGTACCGTGCTCACCGGTGTGCACCTGGCGGTATCGCCGGGCGAGGCACTGGCCCTGGTCGGCCCGAACGGCGCCGGGAAATCCACCCTGATCAAGGCGGTCCTCGGCCTCGCCCAGGTGCTCCACGGTTCACTGACCATCCTCGGCGAGCCATCCGCGCGCTCACGCGGTCGGGCCGCGTACGTGCCCCAGATCGACAGCCTGGACGCCGACTTCCCGGTCTCCGCCGGCCAGGTCGTCCTGATGGGCCGCTACCGGCACACCGGTTGGCTGCGGCCACCCGGTCGGGCCGACCGACGGATCGCCGCCGAGGCACTGGACCGGGTCGGGCTGGCCGACCGGGCCCGTACCCGGTTCGGGCTGCTCTCCGGCGGGCAGCGGCAACGGGTGCTGCTCGCCCGGGCGATAGCGGCGCAGCCCCGCCTGCTGCTGCTGGACGAACCGTTCAACGGCCTCGACGCGCCGAGCCAGGAGGAGATCCTGCGGGTGATGGCGCAGCTCCGGGCAGCCGGGACCGCGCTGGTGGTCAGCACCCACGACCTGGGCATCGCCCGGGACGCCTGCGACACGGTGTGCCTGCTCAACGGGCGCCAGTACGGCTTCGGACCGGTCGGCGAGACCCTCTCCCCGGCGTTGCTGCGCCGGACGTACGGCAACCACGCGGTCGAGCTGGACGGCGGCGCGACGATGCTGGTCGAGCCGTGA
- a CDS encoding metal ABC transporter permease: MPGLLVDPFAAPFMARALTELALLALMCGPVSVFIFVRRLSFVADALTHTVFPGVVIGYLAGGVEGIFGGALVAGLVTAIALSLLTRHGRLTEDAAIAVMLTAMFSVGVILVSRRSSYTADLTSFLFGRVLTVSREQLVQTGVLAVVVLVLLAVSARVLIFRAFDPVGAAAAGYRIGWLDTWLNVIVALVVVAAVRAVGTVLVVALLLVPAATARLLTDRLLAMAVVGVGVTLGAGYLGLLASWTASVDHGLRLTSASAVVLALVAAYLLALPVGVLRARRARRRATTLPGTSGAVPGPTGLVHR; encoded by the coding sequence ATGCCGGGCCTGCTGGTCGACCCGTTCGCCGCGCCGTTCATGGCCCGCGCACTGACGGAACTCGCCCTGCTGGCACTGATGTGCGGGCCGGTGAGCGTGTTCATCTTCGTCCGCCGGCTCTCCTTCGTCGCGGACGCGCTCACCCACACCGTCTTCCCCGGCGTGGTGATCGGTTACCTGGCCGGCGGGGTGGAGGGCATCTTCGGCGGGGCGCTCGTCGCCGGCCTGGTCACCGCGATCGCGCTGAGCCTGCTGACCCGCCACGGTCGGCTCACCGAGGACGCGGCGATCGCGGTCATGCTCACCGCGATGTTCTCCGTCGGGGTCATCCTGGTCTCCCGGCGCTCGTCGTACACCGCCGACCTGACCTCGTTCCTGTTCGGGCGGGTACTCACGGTCAGCCGTGAGCAGCTCGTACAGACCGGGGTGCTGGCGGTCGTGGTGCTGGTTCTGCTCGCGGTCAGCGCCCGAGTGCTGATCTTCCGCGCCTTCGACCCGGTCGGCGCCGCCGCGGCCGGCTACCGGATCGGTTGGCTCGACACCTGGTTGAACGTGATCGTCGCCCTGGTCGTGGTCGCCGCTGTCCGCGCCGTGGGCACCGTACTGGTGGTCGCCCTGTTGCTGGTGCCGGCCGCGACCGCGCGGCTGCTCACCGACCGGTTGCTCGCCATGGCGGTGGTCGGGGTCGGGGTCACCCTCGGGGCGGGTTACCTGGGACTGCTGGCGAGCTGGACCGCGTCGGTCGACCACGGCCTGCGACTCACCTCGGCCTCCGCGGTCGTGCTGGCGCTGGTCGCGGCGTACCTGCTGGCCCTGCCGGTCGGCGTGCTGCGGGCCCGCCGGGCCCGGCGACGGGCGACAACCCTCCCGGGTACGTCGGGCGCCGTGCCCGGGCCGACCGGGCTGGTGCACCGATGA
- a CDS encoding metal ABC transporter permease, with product MSWWDDVFHRAMVAAVLVGLLAGLIGVQVVLRRLSFFTMAMSHATFPGVVAASIIGLNIYLGGAVAGLVVAIGVAALSRARGQDAAAATGVILAGGFALGIGLVATQNGFSRDLSSFLVGSILTVSTGDLLMIAAVLGVVALVLTVGARQLLFVGFDRVGARAAGYRPGLVDLVLLVLIELVIVAVVPVVGTILTLALVVAPAAAGRAWSDRIGVITALAMVFGAVSGVVGLLVSSAYDVAAGAAITLVATAILVLSLIGGHWLRPVPRVRGSGLDTVGPAVAGSGGK from the coding sequence ATGAGCTGGTGGGACGACGTCTTCCACCGGGCGATGGTGGCGGCGGTGCTGGTCGGCCTGCTGGCCGGTCTGATCGGGGTGCAGGTGGTGCTGCGCCGGCTCTCCTTCTTCACCATGGCGATGAGCCACGCGACGTTTCCCGGTGTGGTCGCGGCCAGCATCATCGGGCTGAACATCTACCTCGGCGGCGCGGTCGCCGGCCTGGTGGTCGCCATCGGGGTGGCCGCGTTGAGCCGGGCCAGGGGGCAGGACGCCGCCGCCGCGACGGGCGTGATCCTCGCCGGTGGTTTCGCGCTCGGGATCGGCCTGGTCGCCACCCAGAACGGGTTCAGCCGGGACCTGTCGTCGTTCCTGGTCGGTTCGATCCTCACCGTGTCCACCGGTGACCTGCTGATGATCGCGGCCGTGCTGGGGGTGGTCGCGCTGGTGCTGACCGTCGGTGCCCGGCAACTGCTGTTCGTCGGCTTCGACCGGGTCGGCGCCCGTGCGGCCGGCTACCGCCCCGGACTGGTCGACCTGGTGCTGCTGGTGCTGATCGAGCTGGTGATCGTGGCGGTGGTGCCGGTGGTCGGCACCATCCTGACCCTGGCCCTGGTGGTCGCACCGGCGGCGGCGGGCCGGGCCTGGTCCGACCGGATCGGCGTCATCACCGCGTTGGCGATGGTGTTCGGCGCGGTCAGCGGGGTCGTCGGGCTGCTGGTCTCGAGCGCGTACGACGTGGCGGCGGGCGCGGCCATCACGCTGGTGGCCACCGCGATCCTGGTCCTCTCCCTGATCGGCGGGCACTGGCTGCGACCGGTGCCGCGCGTACGCGGAAGCGGCCTCGACACGGTCGGTCCGGCGGTCGCGGGTTCCGGGGGAAAGTGA
- a CDS encoding ABC transporter permease produces the protein MTGTTTATVAPPAVATGRGLRLARLRDLALVPAILVLILVGALVDPVFLSTANIINVLQQQTELSLLVLAEAIILIGGKFDLSLESTVGLAPALAVALVIPAASNGLGTDWPTTFAIPICLLIGLLVGAFNGMLILRLGLSAFIVTLGMLIVLRGLQIGITGGQNLFELPPSVLYLGNALWLGLPASIWLCGVLFAVGIVVLGFFRSGRSIYAIGGNADAARAAGIRTDRVVFIVFMVAGVLAALAGLLMTGRLGSVAAAQGEGMIFTVFAAAVIGGVSMDGGKGTLFGALCGVIVLGLINNILTLAGVSAQWIQAIYGLIILVALLLARLTTGKAQD, from the coding sequence ATGACCGGTACCACCACCGCCACCGTGGCGCCCCCCGCGGTGGCCACCGGACGCGGGCTGCGCCTGGCCCGCCTGCGCGACCTCGCGCTGGTGCCCGCGATCCTGGTGCTGATCCTGGTCGGCGCGCTGGTCGACCCGGTGTTCCTGAGCACCGCGAACATCATCAACGTGTTGCAGCAGCAGACGGAGCTGTCCCTGCTGGTGCTGGCCGAGGCGATCATCCTGATCGGCGGGAAGTTCGACCTGTCGCTGGAGTCGACCGTCGGGTTGGCGCCCGCGCTCGCCGTCGCCCTGGTGATCCCGGCCGCCAGCAACGGCCTCGGTACGGACTGGCCGACCACCTTCGCCATCCCGATCTGCCTGCTCATCGGGTTGCTGGTCGGCGCGTTCAACGGGATGTTGATCCTGCGGCTCGGGTTGTCCGCGTTCATCGTGACGCTGGGCATGCTGATCGTGCTGCGGGGTCTGCAGATCGGCATCACCGGTGGTCAGAACCTGTTCGAGCTGCCGCCGTCGGTGCTCTACCTGGGCAACGCGCTGTGGCTGGGGCTGCCCGCCTCGATCTGGCTCTGCGGGGTGCTGTTCGCGGTCGGCATCGTCGTACTCGGGTTCTTCCGGTCGGGCCGGTCGATCTACGCCATCGGTGGCAACGCCGACGCGGCCCGGGCCGCCGGTATCCGTACCGACCGGGTCGTGTTCATCGTGTTCATGGTGGCCGGTGTGCTGGCCGCGCTGGCCGGGCTGTTGATGACCGGTCGGCTCGGATCGGTCGCCGCCGCCCAGGGCGAGGGCATGATCTTCACCGTGTTCGCCGCGGCGGTGATCGGCGGGGTGAGCATGGACGGTGGCAAGGGCACCCTGTTCGGCGCGCTCTGCGGTGTGATCGTGCTCGGTCTGATCAACAACATCCTGACCCTGGCCGGGGTCTCCGCACAGTGGATCCAGGCCATCTACGGCCTGATCATCCTGGTCGCGCTGCTGCTGGCCCGGTTGACCACCGGCAAGGCGCAGGACTGA
- a CDS encoding sugar ABC transporter ATP-binding protein: MSSPDNPNSVAVPGATAPGTGAAPGVAVEAVGVSKRFGATTALADAGISITTGETHALVGRNGAGKSTLVSILTGLQRPDSGEVRFGGEAAPPLADRNAWRRRVACVYQKSTIIPTLSVAENLFLNRQTERGPIAWRQLRRRAGELLDEFGLAVDPGRLAGDLNVEQRQLVEIARALSTGARFIILDEPTAQLDGVAIERLFDRLRSLSAAGVTLLFISHHLQEVYEVCDTVTVLRDARWVLTRPVAELDREALVEAMTGEAVGLVSGTVRPPLPADTPVSLRVDGLRLGDVYRDIDLEVRSGELVGVTGSGSSGKVSLAETISGLRRADTGTVVLGDRVVPPGSVPAALAAGIGTVPQDRHREGLIPLLSIAENATLPINGSFGPAGVIIPKRRDAAAGRMIERYDIKAPGPDAPVNSLSGGNAQKVVLARALSTDPRVLVLINPTAGVDVRSKESLLGAVRDAAASGTAVLMVSDELDDLRTCDRVLVMFHGRVTRELAPGWADADVVAAVEGVAAEQPAAPEGAQQ; this comes from the coding sequence ATGTCTTCACCCGACAACCCGAACAGTGTCGCCGTGCCCGGGGCCACCGCCCCGGGCACGGGCGCGGCACCCGGCGTGGCCGTCGAGGCGGTGGGCGTCAGCAAGCGGTTCGGCGCCACCACGGCGCTGGCCGACGCCGGTATCTCGATCACCACGGGCGAGACGCATGCCCTGGTCGGACGCAACGGCGCCGGCAAGTCCACCCTGGTCTCGATCCTGACCGGGCTGCAACGGCCGGACAGCGGCGAGGTCCGGTTCGGTGGCGAGGCGGCGCCGCCGCTGGCCGACCGGAACGCTTGGCGGCGCCGGGTCGCCTGCGTGTACCAGAAGTCGACCATCATCCCGACGCTCAGCGTGGCGGAGAACCTCTTCCTCAACCGGCAGACCGAACGTGGCCCGATCGCCTGGCGGCAGTTGCGTCGCCGGGCCGGTGAGCTGCTGGACGAGTTCGGCCTGGCGGTCGATCCGGGTCGGCTCGCCGGTGACCTGAACGTCGAACAGCGGCAACTGGTGGAGATCGCCCGCGCGCTCTCCACCGGTGCCCGGTTCATCATCCTGGACGAACCGACCGCGCAGCTCGACGGTGTGGCCATCGAGCGACTCTTCGACCGGCTACGCAGCCTGTCCGCCGCCGGGGTGACCCTGCTGTTCATCTCGCACCACCTCCAGGAGGTGTACGAGGTCTGCGACACGGTGACCGTGCTGCGCGACGCCCGGTGGGTGCTCACCCGCCCGGTCGCCGAGCTGGACCGGGAGGCGCTGGTCGAGGCGATGACCGGGGAGGCGGTCGGCCTGGTGTCCGGCACCGTCCGGCCACCGCTGCCGGCGGACACGCCGGTCAGCCTCCGGGTCGACGGGCTGCGTCTGGGCGACGTCTACCGGGACATCGACCTCGAGGTGCGTTCCGGCGAACTGGTCGGTGTGACCGGCTCCGGCAGCAGCGGCAAGGTTTCGCTGGCCGAGACCATCAGCGGCCTGCGCCGGGCCGACACCGGCACGGTGGTGCTCGGCGACCGGGTCGTACCGCCGGGCAGCGTCCCGGCGGCGCTGGCTGCCGGGATCGGCACGGTCCCCCAGGACCGGCACCGCGAGGGGCTGATCCCGTTGCTCAGCATCGCGGAGAACGCCACCCTGCCGATCAACGGCAGCTTCGGGCCGGCCGGGGTGATCATCCCGAAACGCCGCGACGCCGCCGCCGGTCGCATGATCGAGCGGTACGACATCAAGGCGCCCGGCCCGGACGCACCGGTGAACAGCCTCTCCGGCGGCAACGCCCAGAAGGTGGTGCTGGCCCGGGCACTCTCCACCGATCCCCGGGTGCTGGTGCTGATCAACCCGACCGCAGGGGTGGATGTGCGGTCCAAGGAATCACTGCTCGGTGCCGTACGCGACGCGGCCGCCTCCGGCACCGCGGTGCTGATGGTCTCGGACGAACTCGACGACCTGCGTACGTGTGACCGGGTCCTGGTGATGTTCCACGGCCGGGTGACGCGGGAGCTGGCACCCGGTTGGGCGGACGCCGACGTCGTGGCCGCCGTGGAGGGAGTGGCCGCGGAACAGCCGGCGGCCCCGGAAGGAGCACAACAATGA
- a CDS encoding sugar ABC transporter substrate-binding protein has protein sequence MELTRRAAVTAALVVTFALTATGCGDSADTTTGGTDGNPPPIAVDLPRADSDFWNSYAKYIPQYATEEGINLMGPTNSQNDIAKLVANAQALTSQGAKAIVMAPQDTGAIATTLAQLEQKKIPVVSVDTRPDKGKVFMVVRADNRAYGQKACEFLGEKLGGNGKVIEFQGSLSSVNGRDRSEAFAECMKTKFPNITIFAEPTEWEGAKASAALQTRLAQHPDIKGVYMQAGGVFLAPTLQLLRSKNLLVPPTDPKHIFIVSNDGIPQEFDAIRKGEIDATVSQPADLYAKYALFYAKAAVEGKTFTPGPTDHGSTIVDVGNGQLEDQLPAPLVTAANVDDAGLWGNQVKK, from the coding sequence ATGGAACTGACCAGGCGCGCCGCGGTCACCGCGGCGCTGGTCGTCACCTTTGCCCTGACCGCCACCGGCTGCGGCGACTCCGCCGACACCACCACCGGTGGTACGGACGGCAACCCGCCCCCGATCGCGGTCGACCTGCCCCGCGCGGACTCGGACTTCTGGAACTCGTACGCGAAGTACATCCCGCAGTACGCGACCGAAGAGGGCATCAACCTGATGGGCCCGACCAACTCGCAGAACGACATCGCGAAGCTGGTCGCCAACGCCCAGGCCCTGACCAGCCAGGGTGCCAAGGCGATCGTGATGGCACCGCAGGACACCGGTGCGATCGCCACCACCCTGGCCCAGCTCGAACAGAAGAAGATCCCGGTGGTCTCGGTCGACACCCGCCCCGACAAGGGCAAGGTCTTCATGGTCGTACGCGCCGACAACCGGGCGTACGGGCAGAAGGCGTGCGAGTTCCTCGGCGAGAAGCTCGGCGGCAACGGCAAGGTGATCGAGTTCCAGGGCTCGCTCTCCTCGGTCAACGGCCGGGACCGCTCCGAGGCGTTCGCCGAGTGCATGAAGACCAAGTTCCCGAACATCACCATCTTCGCCGAGCCGACCGAGTGGGAGGGCGCCAAGGCGTCCGCCGCCCTGCAGACCCGGCTCGCCCAGCACCCCGACATCAAGGGTGTCTACATGCAGGCCGGCGGCGTGTTCCTCGCCCCGACCCTGCAACTGCTCCGGTCGAAGAACCTGCTGGTGCCGCCGACCGACCCCAAGCACATCTTCATCGTCTCCAACGACGGCATCCCGCAGGAGTTCGACGCGATCCGCAAGGGTGAGATCGACGCGACCGTCTCCCAGCCGGCCGACCTGTACGCCAAGTACGCGCTCTTCTACGCCAAGGCCGCGGTCGAGGGTAAGACCTTCACCCCCGGCCCGACCGACCACGGCAGCACCATCGTCGACGTCGGCAACGGCCAGCTCGAGGACCAACTCCCGGCGCCGCTGGTCACCGCGGCCAACGTCGACGACGCCGGGTTGTGGGGCAACCAGGTCAAGAAGTGA
- a CDS encoding SDR family NAD(P)-dependent oxidoreductase, producing the protein MSDIARVSTEFDGLVAVVTGGASGIGLATARFLAARGARVACLDLDHTAVPEPLFGVPADVRDDNSVRAAIDRVVERLGGIDILVNNAGIGAVGTVESNPDDEWHRVYDVNVVGLVRVSRAALPRLRESRHAVIVNTCSIAAHAGLPNRALYSATKGAVQALTAAMAADHVREGIRVCCVNPGTVDTPWVRRLLATAADPDAELAALQARQPTGRLVSADEVAAAIAYLASPLAGATTGTVLAVDGGMHGLRLPAPPK; encoded by the coding sequence ATGAGCGACATCGCCCGGGTCAGCACTGAGTTCGACGGTCTGGTCGCCGTGGTCACCGGCGGCGCCTCCGGGATCGGGCTGGCCACCGCCCGGTTCCTCGCCGCCCGGGGAGCGCGGGTGGCCTGCCTCGACCTCGACCACACGGCCGTGCCCGAGCCGCTGTTCGGCGTACCCGCCGACGTCCGCGACGACAACTCGGTCCGGGCGGCGATCGACCGGGTGGTCGAGCGGCTCGGCGGGATCGACATCCTGGTCAACAACGCCGGCATCGGCGCGGTCGGCACGGTGGAGAGCAACCCGGACGACGAGTGGCACCGGGTGTACGACGTCAACGTGGTGGGCCTGGTCCGGGTGAGCCGGGCCGCCCTGCCCCGGCTGCGCGAGTCCCGCCACGCGGTCATCGTCAACACCTGCTCGATCGCCGCGCACGCCGGGCTGCCCAACCGGGCGCTCTACAGCGCGACCAAGGGCGCGGTGCAGGCGTTGACCGCGGCGATGGCGGCCGACCACGTACGCGAGGGGATCCGGGTCTGCTGCGTCAACCCCGGCACCGTGGACACCCCCTGGGTACGCCGCCTGCTCGCCACCGCCGCCGACCCGGACGCCGAACTCGCCGCCCTGCAGGCCCGTCAACCCACCGGCCGCCTGGTCAGTGCGGACGAGGTCGCCGCGGCCATCGCCTACCTGGCCAGTCCGCTGGCCGGCGCGACCACCGGAACCGTGCTCGCCGTCGACGGCGGCATGCACGGGCTCCGGTTACCGGCACCACCGAAGTAG